From the Arthrobacter sp. PM3 genome, one window contains:
- a CDS encoding alpha/beta hydrolase, translating into MKRHKYHYGEDPSQWGELFLPDVAAPRGIVVVIHGGYWRSQYGAELGEPLAKDFAAHGMAAWNLEYRRAGNGGGWPNTFADVLAGIDKLGEVADEHGLGLERVVALGHSAGGHLAVWAAGRSRLAGLGAPDADRQLVRRGEDDGAVRLTGVVSQSGVLNLAAAERLNLSNGAVSNFLGGSSERYPKRHKYADPMTAVPLDVPVYAVHGTEDDTVPFSQSETYAGAAKAAGAPVQLLRVPGDHFALIDPKAPAYRKCRELVQQLLG; encoded by the coding sequence GTGAAGAGGCACAAGTACCACTACGGTGAGGACCCCAGTCAGTGGGGCGAACTCTTCCTCCCGGATGTGGCCGCGCCCAGGGGGATTGTGGTGGTGATCCATGGCGGGTACTGGCGGTCACAGTACGGCGCGGAACTCGGGGAGCCGCTGGCAAAGGACTTCGCGGCGCACGGCATGGCCGCCTGGAACCTGGAGTACCGGCGGGCAGGCAACGGCGGCGGCTGGCCCAATACGTTTGCCGACGTCCTGGCCGGCATCGACAAGCTCGGCGAGGTCGCCGACGAACACGGGCTCGGCCTGGAACGGGTGGTGGCCCTGGGCCATTCGGCCGGGGGTCACCTTGCGGTCTGGGCGGCGGGCCGCAGCCGGCTCGCCGGACTCGGCGCCCCCGACGCCGACCGCCAGCTGGTCCGCCGGGGCGAGGACGACGGCGCGGTGCGGCTCACCGGTGTCGTCAGCCAGTCCGGGGTGCTCAACCTTGCCGCCGCCGAGCGGCTCAACCTCAGCAACGGCGCCGTGAGCAACTTCCTTGGCGGCTCATCGGAGAGATACCCCAAACGGCATAAATATGCTGACCCGATGACCGCCGTGCCGCTGGACGTGCCCGTCTATGCCGTCCACGGTACTGAGGACGACACAGTGCCGTTCAGCCAGTCCGAGACCTATGCCGGGGCGGCGAAAGCGGCGGGGGCACCCGTGCAACTGCTCAGGGTGCCCGGCGACCACTTTGCCCTCATCGACCCGAAGGCGCCCGCCTACCGCAAATGCCGCGAGCTGGTACAGCAGCTGCTCGGCTGA
- a CDS encoding GTP pyrophosphokinase family protein, with protein sequence MASNWDRLDLSLRESVQENVELYERVRPALKLVTREVLLNLRTMLKETEVTPLFVTGRTKTVESFREKISRTEEPLEPGGPPVLKFPDPFRTLNDMVGVRVITTLPAENAVVANLIKRQRQLFDCRGDREKDIGSIESGTYGYSSRHLILRTIQNEAVKDYQQVFNPEIPPNGSYFFECQIRTVFAHAWSEIEHDIRFKAEDPRAWTPHFDRQFTATAAMLETVETAFSDLHERYEEVRSYWDMDGEGAAPLTPNRIRDVWRTLLPHVDRKVDDDWGWAAELMAAHGLNQTMQLAGLLSANRITDVRKALDHRYSPGPDRLLDDLLLWQYGTEHIELTAEPADAVPHPRRDSLLRRLRQIERYRLTQG encoded by the coding sequence ATGGCGAGCAACTGGGACCGTTTGGACCTGAGCCTGCGCGAATCGGTGCAGGAGAACGTGGAACTCTACGAGCGGGTCCGGCCTGCCCTGAAGCTGGTCACCCGGGAGGTCCTGCTCAACCTGCGGACCATGCTCAAGGAAACCGAAGTCACGCCGTTGTTCGTCACCGGCCGCACCAAGACTGTCGAGTCCTTCCGCGAAAAGATCTCCCGCACGGAAGAACCGCTGGAGCCGGGCGGGCCGCCTGTGCTGAAGTTTCCGGACCCCTTCCGGACCCTTAACGACATGGTCGGGGTCCGTGTCATCACCACTCTGCCGGCGGAGAACGCCGTCGTGGCCAATTTGATCAAGCGCCAGCGCCAGCTTTTTGACTGCCGCGGGGACCGGGAGAAGGACATCGGCTCGATCGAGTCCGGCACCTACGGCTACTCCAGCCGGCACCTGATCCTGCGGACCATCCAGAACGAGGCCGTCAAGGACTACCAGCAGGTCTTCAACCCGGAGATCCCGCCCAACGGCAGCTATTTCTTCGAATGCCAGATCCGCACGGTGTTCGCCCACGCCTGGAGCGAGATCGAGCACGACATCCGCTTCAAGGCCGAGGACCCCCGGGCCTGGACCCCGCACTTCGACCGCCAGTTCACCGCCACGGCCGCCATGCTGGAGACCGTGGAGACGGCGTTCTCGGACCTCCACGAGCGTTACGAGGAAGTCCGCAGCTACTGGGACATGGACGGGGAGGGCGCCGCGCCGCTGACGCCGAACCGGATCCGCGACGTCTGGCGGACCCTGCTGCCGCACGTGGACCGGAAAGTCGACGACGACTGGGGCTGGGCTGCCGAGCTCATGGCCGCCCACGGCCTCAACCAGACGATGCAGCTCGCGGGGCTGCTCAGCGCCAACCGGATCACCGACGTCCGCAAGGCTTTGGACCACCGCTACTCCCCCGGTCCGGACCGGCTGCTCGATGACCTGCTGCTGTGGCAGTACGGCACCGAACACATCGAGCTCACCGCCGAGCCCGCCGACGCCGTTCCCCATCCGAGGCGCGACAGCCTCCTGCGGCGGCTGAGGCAGATCGAACGGTACCGCCTGACCCAGGGCTAG